The Altererythrobacter sp. ZODW24 genome window below encodes:
- a CDS encoding penicillin-binding protein activator, giving the protein MIPRGAGPAPVEPAPAPAPTPVFEPEVLPQDQQRHRVALLVPLSGRNGGVGQAIANATTMALLDTNAANLRITTYDTATRPRDAARRAMADDNTLVLGPLLAENIPSVMAETRAAGVPIISYSNDTKASAAGVYLLGQVPGQSIDRTVEYASKKGATRFAALVPTGDYGNGAEAAFRAAAAKHGGSLVTVERYARGNTSIVGAAQRLKTRGGFDSVLIADGARLSANAAAQLKPGGRGDIQLIGTELWSGDSAVTRASAMSGSIFSAVSDERYRQFSESYRTRFGSAPYRISTLGYDSVLLALRVASKGWEPGESFPTSEMVDRSGFLGLDGPFRFNLNGIAERSMEIREVRRGSVVIVDAAPSRFED; this is encoded by the coding sequence GTGATCCCAAGGGGCGCTGGGCCAGCTCCGGTTGAGCCCGCACCGGCGCCAGCACCCACACCAGTATTCGAACCAGAAGTTCTTCCACAAGACCAACAGCGGCACCGCGTTGCGCTGCTCGTACCACTGTCGGGGCGTAATGGCGGTGTGGGACAAGCCATTGCCAATGCGACGACCATGGCTCTGCTCGATACGAATGCCGCAAATCTGCGGATCACGACTTACGATACCGCCACGCGCCCCCGCGATGCAGCACGCCGAGCAATGGCCGATGACAACACCCTTGTTCTTGGCCCGTTGCTCGCTGAGAACATTCCATCGGTGATGGCTGAAACCCGCGCGGCTGGCGTTCCGATAATCTCTTATTCCAATGATACGAAGGCTTCTGCGGCCGGAGTGTATTTGCTTGGTCAGGTTCCGGGCCAGTCGATTGACCGCACCGTTGAATATGCCAGCAAAAAAGGCGCGACCCGTTTCGCGGCGCTGGTTCCAACTGGCGATTACGGCAACGGGGCTGAGGCTGCCTTCCGCGCCGCAGCAGCAAAGCATGGCGGCTCTTTGGTGACTGTTGAGCGATACGCCCGGGGCAACACCTCAATCGTGGGCGCAGCGCAGCGGCTGAAGACACGCGGCGGCTTTGACAGTGTGCTGATTGCCGATGGCGCGCGGCTGTCCGCCAATGCCGCCGCTCAACTCAAACCCGGCGGACGCGGTGATATCCAACTGATCGGTACGGAACTTTGGAGCGGCGATTCTGCCGTTACCCGCGCTTCGGCGATGAGCGGTTCCATATTCTCCGCTGTCTCCGACGAGCGCTACCGGCAATTCTCGGAAAGCTACCGCACCCGCTTTGGCAGCGCGCCTTACCGGATTTCGACACTTGGCTATGACAGCGTGCTGCTTGCACTTCGGGTAGCCTCCAAGGGTTGGGAACCCGGCGAAAGCTTCCCGACTAGCGAGATGGTCGATCGCAGTGGTTTTCTGGGCCTCGACGGGCCTTTCCGCTTTAATCTGAACGGCATTGCAGAGCGGTCGATGGAGATCCGCGAAGTGCGCCGAGGCTCGGTCGTGATCGTCGATGCCGCGCCTTCCCGCTTCGAAGACTAG